Proteins found in one Lachancea thermotolerans CBS 6340 chromosome C complete sequence genomic segment:
- the KRS1 gene encoding lysine--tRNA ligase KRS1 (highly similar to uniprot|P15180 Saccharomyces cerevisiae YDR037W KRS1 Lysyl-tRNA synthetase also identified as a negative regulator of general control of amino acid biosynthesis) produces the protein MSQEEAVKSANDAIANLHLDEVTGEMVSKSELKKRAKQRQVEAKKAAKKASAQPKPEPKKKSNDAFADLDPSQYFEARSRQIQELKNTQSPNPYPHKFHVSTGLSDFLKKYAHLQRGETLPEEKVSIAGRVHAKRESGSKLKFYVLHGEGVEVQLMSQLQDYHSEASYEADHDLIKRGDIVGVEGYVGRTQPKKGGEGEISVFVSRIQLLTPCLHILPADHFGFKDQETRYRKRYLDLIMNKDARPRFITRSKIISFIRRFLDERNFIEVETPMMNVIAGGATAKPFVTHHNDLNMDMFMRIAPELFLKELVVGGMERVYEIGRQFRNEGIDMTHNPEFTTCEFYQAYADVYDLMDMTEMLFSEMVKEITGSYVIKYHPDPRDPTKELELNFSRPWKRINMIEELENRLNVKFPPGDQLHTAETGNFLKKVLKENNLECPPPLTNARMLDKLVGELEDTCINPTFIFGHPQMMSPLAKKSRDVPGLCERFEVFVATKEICNAYTELNDPFDQRARFEEQARQKDQGDDEAQLIDETFCNALEYGLPPTGGWGCGIDRLAMFLTDSNTIREVLLFPTLKPDAQREAEEEKAN, from the coding sequence ATGTCCCAAGAGGAAGCGGTCAAGTCTGCCAACGATGCGATTGCCAATTTGCATCTCGATGAGGTTACCGGAGAGATGGTTTCTAAGTCTGAGTTGAAGAAGCGTGCCAAACAAAGGCAGGTcgaagccaagaaggctGCTAAGAAAGCTTCTGCTCAACCAAAGCCAGAGCCTAAGAAGAAGTCTAATGATGCATTTGCTGACTTGGACCCTTCGCAATACTTTGAGGCTAGAAGCCGTCAAATTCAAGAATTGAAGAATACCCAGTCGCCTAATCCTTACCCACACAAGTTTCATGTTTCTACTGGCCTTTcagactttttgaagaagtacgCTCACTTGCAAAGAGGCGAGACCTTGCCCGAAGAGAAAGTCTCTATTGCAGGTAGAGTTCATGCCAAGAGAGAGTCCGGTTCCAAGTTGAAGTTTTACGTCTTGCACGGTGAGggtgttgaagttcaacTTATGTCGCAGCTACAGGACTACCACTCTGAAGCTTCTTATGAGGCCGACCATGACTTGATCAAGAGAGGTGACATTGTGGGTGTTGAAGGTTACGTCGGAAGAACACAACCAAAGAAGGGTGGTGAGGGTGAGatctctgtttttgtttctcgCATTCAGCTGTTGACTCCATGTTTGCATATCCTGCCAGCTGACCACTTTGGTTTCAAGGACCAAGAAACTAGATACAGAAAGCGTTACCTGGATCTCATCATGAACAAGGATGCCAGACCACGTTTCATTACTCGTTCCAAGATCATTTCTTTCATTAGAAGATTCTTGGACGAGAGAAACTTTATCGAAGTGGAGACTCCAATGATGAACGTGATTGCTGGTGGTGCCACTGCAAAGCCCTTCGTTACTCACCACAATGACCTTAACATGGATATGTTTATGAGAATTGCTCCAGAGCTTTTCTTAAAGGAGCTGGTTGTCGGCGGTATGGAAAGAGTCTATGAAATCGGTAGACAATTCAGAAACGAGGGTATCGACATGACCCACAACCCTGAATTCACAACCTGTGAGTTCTACCAAGCTTACGCTGACGTCTATGACCTGATGGACATGACTGAGATGTTGTTCTCTGAGATGGTCAAGGAAATTACTGGCTCTTATGTCATCAAGTACCACCCAGACCCTCGCGACCCTACcaaggagcttgagctcaacttctccaGACCTTGGAAGAGAATCAACATGATCGAGGAGCTAGAGAACAGATTGAATGTTAAGTTCCCACCTGGCGACCAATTGCACACTGCAGAGACTggcaacttcttgaagaaggtctTGAAGGAGAACAACTTGGAGTGCCCTCCACCATTGACCAACGCTCGTATGTTGGACAAGCTTGTTGGTGAACTTGAGGACACTTGTATCAACCCAACTTTCATCTTTGGTCACCCTCAGATGATGTCTCCATTGGCCAAGAAATCGAGAGACGTGCCAGGTCTCTGTGAACGTTTCGAAGTCTTTGTTGCTACCAAGGAAATTTGCAATGCTTACACTGAATTGAACGACCCATTTGACCAAAGAGCTCGTTTCGAGGAACAAGCTAGACAAAAAGACCAGGGTGATGACGAGGCTCAACTAATCGACGAAACTTTCTGTAATGCCCTGGAATACGGTTTGCCACCAACTGGTGGTTGGGGCTGTGGTATTGACAGACTGGCCATGTTCTTGACTGACTCCAACACCATTAGAGAGGTTTTGTTGTTCCCAACCTTGAAGCCAGATGCTCAAAGGgaggctgaagaagagaaggcgAACTAA
- the TRM7 gene encoding tRNA methyltransferase TRM7 (highly similar to uniprot|P38238 Saccharomyces cerevisiae YBR061C TRM7 2'-O-ribose methyltransferase methylates the 2'-O-ribose of nucleotides at positions 32 and 34 of the tRNA anticodon loop) gives MGKSSKDKRDLYYRKAKEEGYRARSAFKLLQLDEQFHFLDNVTRVVDLCAAPGSWSQVLSRRLFDDDTENNSSKRIVAVDLQPMFPIDNVTTIQADITHPKTLNKIMDLFEGEKADFVCSDGAPDVTGLHDLDEYVQQQLILSALQLTTCLLREGGVFVAKIFRGRDIDMLYSQLSFLFERVVCAKPRSSRGTSLESFIVCLGYRPPSDWKPRLDVNMSVEDFFQGCDIGRLTIDDEIPNYREEPRSIAEFISCGGLDSFDSDATYHDVPENTTALDPVQPPTNPPYKRALELKRQGKLTRAV, from the coding sequence ATGGGAAAGAGCAGCAAAGATAAGAGGGACTTGTACTATAGAAAGGCCAAGGAGGAAGGATATAGGGCTCGCTCTGCTTTTAAACTTCTCCAGTTAGATGAACagtttcattttcttgataaCGTTACCAGGGTAGTGGATCTTTGCGCGGCACCAGGGTCCTGGTCGCAAGTGCTTTCAAGGAGGTTATTCGATGACGATACTGAAAAcaattcttcaaaacgtATCGTCGCCGTAGACTTGCAACCAATGTTCCCAATTGACAACGTCACCACAATACAAGCTGACATAACTCATCCGAAAACATTGAATAAAATTATGGACCTTTTTGAAGGTGAGAAAGCAGACTTTGTTTGCAGCGACGGTGCACCAGATGTTACAGGTCTCCACGACCTTGACGAATACGTACAACAGCAATTGATTTTGAGTGCCCTGCAATTAACAACGTGTTTACTTCGCGAAGGCGGCGTATTCGTGGCCAAGATTTTTAGAGGCAGAGACATAGATATGCTTTATTCACAGCTGAGCTTCCTCTTTGAACGCGTAGTCTGCGCGAAGCCTAGGTCATCTAGAGGAACATCACTTGAGAGTTTTATTGTGTGTCTAGGCTACAGACCACCATCTGACTGGAAGCCGCGTTTGGACGTAAACATGTCTGTGGAAGACTTCTTCCAGGGGTGCGATATTGGTAGACTGACCATAGATGATGAAATCCCAAACTACCGCGAGGAACCCCGAAGCATAGCTGAATTCATTTCGTGCGGCGGCCTTGATAGTTTTGATTCAGACGCCACCTATCACGACGTGCCTGAAAACACGACAGCACTTGATCCAGTACAACCGCCAACAAATCCCCCTTACAAGCGTGCGCTAGAACTAAAACGCCAAGGTAAACTGACAAGAGCAGTTTAA
- the RSM10 gene encoding mitochondrial 37S ribosomal protein uS10m (similar to uniprot|Q03201 Saccharomyces cerevisiae YDR041W RSM10 Mitochondrial ribosomal protein of the small subunit, has similarity to E. coli S10 ribosomal protein; essential for viability, unlike most other mitoribosomal proteins), whose amino-acid sequence MFRSAFSPVLKQSARFQSNHAAGEASNVAKKLPINVEAVYHAPLRVPVKHGDLIADLQLRSYDHENLDFFSDFILRAGFYLGMPLTGPKPLPTRRERWTVIRSPFAQAKSKENFERHTHKRLVRVWDTNPEVVELWLSYISKYSIPGVGMKCNLYKKEGLKLSQGPEQSTLLASPERSKSLDEAVGEKVLELLNSEDFKKHMQ is encoded by the coding sequence ATGTTCAGAAGCGCTTTCTCGCCAGTGCTGAAGCAGTCTGCGAGGTTTCAGTCAAACCATGCCGCTGGTGAAGCCTCAAATGTTgcgaagaagttgcctATCAATGTTGAGGCAGTGTACCATGCGCCATTGAGGGTGCCCGTCAAACACGGAGATCTCATAGCCGATCTCCAATTGCGGTCCTACGACCACGAGAATTTAGACTTTTTCTCTGATTTTATTCTTAGAGCGGGCTTCTACCTTGGAATGCCACTGACAGGGCCAAAACCTTTGCCTACCAGAAGAGAGAGATGGACAGTAATAAGGTCGCCGTTTGCTCAGGCCAAGTCCAAGGAGAATTTTGAGAGACACACGCACAAGAGACTCGTTCGAGTTTGGGATACCAACCCTGAAGTTGTAGAGCTATGGCTAAGTTATATCTCAAAGTACTCGATACCAGGAGTTGGAATGAAATGTAACCTTTACAAAAAGGAAGGCTTGAAACTCTCGCAGGGCCCGGAGCAGAGCACCCTGTTGGCCTCTCCAGAAAGATCGAAATCCcttgatgaagctgttgGGGAGAAGGTCCTCGAGCTGCTAAATAGTgaggacttcaaaaagcacaTGCAATAG
- a CDS encoding uncharacterized protein (similar to uniprot|P38239 Saccharomyces cerevisiae YBR062C Hypothetical ORF): MSTYEEEHNTSGNSNSRRDLRAQIRNLYQEDGSSTALLQLLAQLIPESMQEELLNEKEEGCPETFIDSLPRVNKCDLKGADACSICCCGYLDDTHPLVVKLPHCSHRFDLECVAVWLSKSRTCPLCRDDVLSHKPKVDISNVELEEDWGMYG; encoded by the exons ATGTCGACCTATGAGG AGGAACATAACACCTCAGGAAACTCTAATTCCAGAAGGGATTTGAGGGCGCAAATCCGAAACCTATATCAAGAGGATGGGAGTTCAACCGCTCTACTGCAACTACTCGCACAACTAATTCCCGAGTCTATGCAAGAGgagcttttgaatgaaaaagaagagggctGTCCCGAGACTTTTATAGATTCGCTACCTCGAGTTAATAAGTGCGATCTGAAAGGCGCCGACGCCTGCAGCATATGCTGTTGTGGTTACCTAGATGATACACACCCACTTGTAGTTAAACTTCCTCATTGCAGCCACCGCTTCGATTTGGAGTGCGTAGCGGTATGGCTATCTAAAAGTCGAACTTGTCCCCTGTGTCGTGACGACGTTCTCTCGCACAAGCCAAAAGTTGACATCAGCAATgtggagctggaggaagACTGGGGAATGTATGGGTAG
- the ECM2 gene encoding Pre-mRNA-splicing factor ECM2 (similar to uniprot|P38241 Saccharomyces cerevisiae YBR065C ECM2 Pre-mRNA splicing factor facilitates the cooperative formation of U2/U6 helix II in association with stem II in the spliceosome function may be regulated by Slu7p) → MEPAICKSCLGEQERLTRAVNGAECKICTLPFTVYHFKAHHRINRTVICYNCSKQRNVCQCCLLDLQWQIPVELRDRVLSLIQGSEVATHEAQNEMMKRFIALKDGDSFKMGGASITSSASATADALKQIRDTVEAVEKSGKAADAAGPGRDVPLPKNLADLDITHLLKKLPLKGSLSDGTSFFLYNIDPSIPEWAIVDAVTELVGTASWKGPVSASTIINHTARCGGIRFKTLELAQKFIDQVPTFKTEAGSIKGKLLVQNSRIHVVSWSQFNRAALGTKNAECLKLAASLDKLVQKDLNSPAASNTMLTKKQGKVTKRAPSSKDKKRNRRVKDIEL, encoded by the coding sequence ATGGAGCCTGCCATCTGCAAGTCATGCCTGGGGGAACAGGAGCGCCTTACGAGGGCTGTCAACGGCGCCGAGTGCAAGATTTGTACTCTACCGTTCACAGTCTATCacttcaaagctcatcaCAGAATCAACAGGACCGTGATATGCTACAACTGCTCCAAGCAGCGGAATGTTTGCCAGTGCTGCTTATTGGATCTGCAGTGGCAGATCCCTGTCGAGCTTCGTGACCGTGTGCTATCGTTGATCCAGGGCTCTGAGGTGGCCACACATGAAGCCCAGAATGAAATGATGAAGAGATTCATCGCGCTGAAAGACGGCGACTCCTTTAAGATGGGAGGTGCGAGCATCACTAGCAGCGCGTCGGCTACGGCGGACGCTCTCAAACAAATACGAGACACTGTCGAGGCTGTCGAAAAGAGCGGTAAGGCAGCTGACGCTGCAGGGCCTGGGCGCGACGTGCCCTTGCCGAAAAATCTCGCAGATCTCGACATCACGcatcttctcaagaagttgcctCTCAAAGGCTCCCTGAGCGACGGCACATCGTTCTTTCTGTACAACATCGACCCTTCGATCCCCGAGTGGGCTATAGTGGACGCTGTCACAGAGCTTGTCGGGACCGCATCGTGGAAAGGCCCTGTTTCTGCTTCTACGATCATCAACCACACTGCACGTTGCGGGGGGATTAGATTTAAGACTCTGGAGCTTGCGCAGAAGTTTATCGACCAAGTACCGACGTTCAAGACCGAGGCTGGATCTATTAAAGGGAAGCTACTTGTGCAAAATTCCAGAATTCATGTTGTTTCCTGGTCGCAATTCAACAGAGCAGCATTGGGCACAAAGAACGCGGAGTGCTTAAAGCTTGCAGCAAGTCTCGACAAATTAGTCCAAAAGGATTTGAATTCGCCGGCTGCTTCTAATACCATGCTCACCAAGAAACAAGGCAAGGTCACCAAGAGAGCGCCCTCTTCCAAAGACAAGAAACGGAATAGAAGAGTCAAAGACATTGAGCTTTAA
- the ARP7 gene encoding Arp7p (similar to uniprot|Q12406 Saccharomyces cerevisiae YPR034W ARP7 Actin-related protein involved in transcriptional regulation subunit of the chromatin remodeling Snf/Swi complex), translated as MSVVIHNGTHTTVAGFSNVDMPQIVCSSSYVQRQDGSLEFVVEGMLIGEDGPVYTMMDAQGVPYNWDALEKQWRWICEERLGCRLEETPVVATVAPDLPDAVRAQYLEMALGRLKIPVFQLVVEPLAVALSLGRNTALVVDVGAAKSTVTPIIDGTVVQTAVARSKFAGDFLDMQVNELLTKIAPIKDEEEGDPNNRKDPSLTLWRNSRTWIQEFKTYMLQVAPSRLQDLDSAALDMMGLTYIKNFLLQKQKTISLTQKQCCELAEGLFQPRSVSQQFVAAEGLSEIVAKSVKKAGASTATSSSATNVTTPEQTHAALLTNILITGSSSLISGLEQRIVNDLSYQFPQYKLSSFANPLVLDRKLQSWQGGVTMANLPSWDLGDWVSQSDYEARNERGSN; from the coding sequence atgagCGTCGTTATACATAACGGTACACACACGACTGTGGCGGGTTTCTCCAATGTGGACATGCCACAAATTGTGTGTTCATCCAGCTACGTTCAACGACAAGACGGGTCTCTAGAATTCGTGGTGGAAGGAATGCTGATAGGGGAAGACGGACCTGTGTATACAATGATGGATGCCCAGGGTGTGCCATACAACTGGGATGCACTAGAGAAGCAATGGAGGTGGATATGCGAGGAAAGACTTGGATGTCGACTCGAGGAAACGCCAGTTGTTGCGACCGTGGCACCGGACTTGCCAGACGCAGTGCGTGCACAATACCTTGAGATGGCATTGGGTCGGCTGAAAATTCCTGTTTTTCAGCTCGTTGTGGAGCCTCTTGCCGTCGCACTATCCCTTGGTCGTAACACGGCTCTTGTGGTGGATGTTGGCGCTGCAAAATCCACTGTAACTCCGATAATTGACGGCACTGTTGTACAGACTGCGGTTGCGCGCTCAAAGTTCGCTGGTGATTTCCTTGATATGCAAGTTAACGAATTGCTTACCAAAATAGCTCCAatcaaagatgaagaagagggtGATCCCAACAATAGAAAAGACCCTTCGCTCACACTCTGGCGAAACTCACGTACATGGATTCAAGAATTCAAAACTTACATGCTACAAGTTGCACCCTCTAGGcttcaagaccttgactCCGCGGCTCTTGATATGATGGGGCTCACttacatcaaaaactttctgctgcaaaagcagaaaacgaTATCGCTTACGCAGAAGCAATGCTGCGAGCTCGCGGAGGGTCTCTTCCAACCCAGAAGCGTATCGCAGCAGTTTGTTGCAGCCGAAGGACTCTCCGAAATCGTTGCCAAGTCTGTCAAGAAAGCTGGCGCTTCCACTGCTACTAGTTCTTCTGCCACAAATGTAACGACTCCGGAGCAAACCCATGCCGCCCTTCTGACCAACATTCTAATTACAGGATCTTCATCGTTGATCTCAGGACTTGAACAGCGTATCGTCAACGATCTAAGTTACCAGTTCCCACAATACAAGCTGTCTTCCTTCGCGAACCCTTTGGTCTTAGACCGCAAGCTACAAAGTTGGCAAGGAGGAGTTACCATGGCAAACCTGCCATCATGGGATTTGGGTGATTGGGTGTCACAGAGTGACTACGAGGCGCGTAACGAGCGGGGATCAAACTAG
- the EAF6 gene encoding Eaf6p (similar to uniprot|P47128 Saccharomyces cerevisiae YJR082C EAF6 Esa1p-associated factor subunit of the NuA4 acetyltransferase complex) — protein sequence MDEAHQHYQKLKQELQEALVDRETLEKQWDQIQQEIFDKESAYLTGNSSSQYGTIVKGFDAFGKHIHDSAHAFSDKDRIFSLSSARFVKQQEGDDKGGDGQA from the coding sequence ATGGACGAGGCACATCAACACtaccaaaagctcaagcagGAGCTCCAGGAGGCATTGGTGGACCGTGAGACCCTGGAAAAGCAATGGGACCAAATTCAGCAGGAAATTTTCGATAAGGAAAGTGCTTACCTTACCGGTAATAGCTCTAGCCAGTATGGAACCATTGTGAAAGGATTTGACGCCTTTGGTAAGCACATCCACGATTCAGCGCACGCTTTCAGCGACAAGGACCGCATTTTCTCTCTGAGTAGTGCCCGGTTCGTTAAGCAGCAAGAAGGCGACGATAAGGGAGGCGATGGACAAGCGTAA
- the AIM24 gene encoding Aim24p (weakly similar to uniprot|P47127 Saccharomyces cerevisiae YJR080C FMP26 The authentic non-tagged protein was localized to the mitochondria) has protein sequence MKAAALRLGHASVAKRSISLVRPVAATVVPAQMAQKPDAEPIFGQEDNSDIQDAQFRVLGQPPTLCSVHVPASVSLHVRRGCLVSLHGVGEQNAVAISQEWIGLAWNLAKHGSWRAALFHQLVAPRAFSALVAPNVNGGKIASWFGVSAQQFRTLCLLDLDGTQDWCVLGKHSLIAYEGNTSLRIQRSSVWPSWLHFNRGDSALPSTYQLIQGRGNALLSGAGSVYTIELPNENEELILKGEHLLAISGRTPRDIAEAVTEYSFPAVSVPAIPETAVSKGRTPMPTSSLSAFSTALASYSRNAVSWLRHAYTSYINGTTKYLRIRGPRFLLVQSAHNAFMPATSPSAVQPPSSPVSVKAPASTPNSKDYLSYVTVGKDASVSFQSTPDFNKKVAEIEALKHK, from the coding sequence atgaaagcCGCTGCGCTACGGTTAGGACATGCGAGCGTCGCTAAGCGAAGTATATCTTTGGTAAGGCCTGTCGCAGCGACTGTTGTGCCGGCTCAAATGGCACAGAAGCCGGATGCCGAACCGATTTTCGGACAAGAAGACAACAGTGACATTCAAGATGCTCAATTCCGGGTTCTGGGGCAACCTCCAACCCTGTGTTCTGTACACGTACCTGCAAGCGTATCCCTGCATGTTCGCCGGGGATGCTTGGTTTCACTTCATGGCGTAGGCGAGCAGAATGCGGTTGCTATTTCGCAGGAGTGGATAGGGCTGGCATGGAACCTAGCTAAGCATGGGTCTTGGCGTGCCGCGCTCTTTCACCAACTAGTCGCACCCCGCGCGTTCAGTGCCCTGGTAGCGCCTAATGTCAATGGCGGCAAAATAGCTTCATGGTTTGGTGTTTCTGCGCAGCAGTTCCGGACCCTTTGCCTGCTCGACCTCGATGGAACGCAAGACTGGTGTGTGCTTGGAAAACACTCGCTGATCGCATACGAAGGGAACACTTCCCTACGCATCCAGCGAAGCAGCGTTTGGCCCTCGTGGTTGCACTTTAACCGGGGAGATTCTGCGCTGCCTTCGACTTATCAACTCATTCAGGGCCGTGGAAATGCGCTTCTAAGCGGCGCGGGGTCCGTATACACTATCGAACTGCCTAACGAGAATGAGGAGCTGATTCTAAAAGGTGAGCACCTGTTGGCAATCAGTGGCAGGACTCCTAGGGACATCGCCGAAGCTGTCACAGAGTACTCTTTTCCCGCAGTGTCGGTGCCAGCGATCCCTGAGACGGCGGTGTCTAAAGGTCGTACGCCCATGCCAACATCATCACTATCGGCTTTCAGTACTGCATTGGCTTCTTACTCACGAAATGCGGTGTCTTGGCTCAGACACGCTTACACCTCGTATATCAATGGAACAACGAAATACCTTCGGATCCGCGGTCCTAGATTTTTGCTAGTGCAAAGTGCCCACAACGCTTTTATGCCTGCGACGTCGCCATCTGCAGTTCAACCGCCCTCTTCACCGGTCTCCGTAAAGGCCCCGGCGTCCACTCCTAATTCCAAGGACTACCTCAGTTACGTGACAGTAGGAAAAGATGCCAGTGTCAGCTTCCAGAGCACTCCCGACTTTAACAAAAAAGTTGCTGAAATCGAAGCCCTTAAACACAAATAA
- the HTS1 gene encoding histidine--tRNA ligase (highly similar to uniprot|P07263 Saccharomyces cerevisiae YPR033C HTS1 Cytoplasmic and mitochondrial histidine tRNA synthetase encoded by a single nuclear gene that specifies two messages efficient mitochondrial localization requires both a presequence and an amino-terminal sequence) — protein MGSMIDENIDIICWMSIAAINSTLLRQSGRAARRLSIMASTQQEKVGKSKVQFSLKTPKGTKDWSDKDVVIREEIFSRLSGLFKRHGGITLDTPVFELREILAGKYGEDSKLIYNLEDQGGELCSLRYDLTVPFARFVAMNNIQSMKRYHIAKVYRRDQPAMTKGRMREFYQCDFDIAGSYDSMIPDAEVLSIVVEGLSNLGIKDYKIKLNHRKILDGIFQVAGVSDENVRKISSAVDKLDKSPWEAVKHEMVVEKGQTEETADKIGEYVKLNGTLQEIYALLSQDSSITSNEKAKQGLDEMATLIKYSEALEIDSHISFDLSLARGLDYYTGIIFEAVTSASAPPKNAAELKKKAKGVEDASEYVGVGSIVGGGRYDNLVNMFAESTGKKSGQIPCVGLSFGVERIFSILKQRAEQASAIRPTATKVYVMAFGGGKDWAGYLPERMKVTKQLWNAGIATEFVYKAKSNPRKQFDAADKCGCPLAVILGKEEYLDNKLRVKRLGPEFANDDGELVDAADLVVVVKRKLDEIYQDDADEVTKLFRQL, from the coding sequence aTGGGGTCAATGATCGATGAGAATATTGATATTATATGCTGGATGAGCATCGCTGCCATCAATTCTACTCTATTGAGGCAATCAGGACGTGCGGCTAGACGATTATCAATTATGGCAAGTACACAGCAAGAGAAAGTGGGAAAGAGCAAGGTTCAATTTTCCCTGAAAACACCAAAAGGAACCAAGGACTGGTCCGACAAGGACGTGGTAATCAGGGAAGAGATCTTCTCCAGACTATCAGGTTTGTTCAAGCGTCACGGCGGTATCACTTTGGATACTCCTGTTTTCGAGCTTCGCGAAATCTTGGCTGGAAAATATGGTGAAGATTCCAAGTTGATCTACAACCTAGAAGACCAAGGTGGTGAGCTCTGCTCGCTGCGTTACGATCTGACTGTTCCATTTGCCAGATTTGTAGCCATGAACAACATCCAGAGCATGAAACGTTACCACATTGCCAAGGTGTACAGAAGAGACCAGCCTGCTATGACAAAGGGCCGTATGAGAGAATTCTATCAGTGCGATTTCGACATTGCTGGTAGCTATGACTCTATGATCCCAGATGCCGAGGTCTTATCTATAGTAGTAGAGGGTTTGTCAAACCTCGGAATCAAGGACTACAAAATTAAACTGAACCACAGAAAAATCCTGGATGGTATCTTCCAGGTTGCCGGCGTGTCGGACGAAAACGTGAGAAAGATATCTTCTGCGGTTGACAAGTTGGACAAGTCACCATGGGAGGCCGTGAAACACGAAATGGTTGTGGAAAAAGGTCAAACTGAAGAGACGGCGGACAAGATCGGTGAGTACGTCAAACTCAACGGTACTTTGCAAGAAATTTACGCTCTTCTATCCCAAGATTCCAGCATCACTTCTAATGAGAAGGCTAAACAGGGTTTGGACGAGATGGCTACTCTTATCAAGTACTCTGAAGCCCTAGAGATTGACTCACACATTTCTTTCGATCTTTCGCTCGCTAGAGGCCTTGACTACTACACCGGTATCATTTTCGAGGCAGTGACCTCCGCGTCTGCTCCCCCTAAGAACGCTGCtgagttgaagaagaaagcaaagGGTGTTGAGGACGCTTCTGAATATGTCGGTGTTGGCTCCATTGTTGGCGGTGGCCGTTATGACAACTTGGTTAACATGTTTGCTGAGAGCACTGGCAAAAAATCGGGGCAGATTCCTTGCGTAGGTTTGTCCTTTGGTGTGGAGAGAATTTTCTCTATCCTCAAACAAAGAGCTGAGCAGGCTTCTGCGATAAGACCAACCGCCACTAAAGTTTATGTCATGGCATTTGGTGGCGGTAAGGACTGGGCTGGCTACTTGCCCGAAAGAATGAAGGTCACTAAGCAATTATGGAATGCTGGCATTGCAACCGAGTTTGTCTACAAGGCCAAGAGCAACCCTAGAAAGCAatttgatgctgctgaCAAGTGTGGCTGTCCATTAGCCGTCAttcttggaaaagaggAGTACCTCGACAACAAGCTGCGTGTTAAGAGACTGGGCCCAGAATTTGCTAACGACGATGGCGAACTAGTCGACGCGGCCGACCTTGTGGTTGTCGTGAAGCGCAAGCTCGACGAAATCTACCAGGATGACGCTGACGAAGTCACCAAGCTGTTCAGACAATTGTAA